The stretch of DNA GAAAATAGAGACAGTTGGAGTTGGGTAGAAAAAATAATAAACGACTTGCCCGAACAACAACGAATTATTATTCAAATGCGCGATGTAGAAGAATATGAATTTGAAGAAATAGCGAAAGCATTAGATATGCAAGAAACAGCAGTAAGAGTAGCGCTATCGCGAGCAAGAAAAACAATTAGAGAACAATTAACAGCAAAACATAATTATGGAATTAAGACGAATTGAAATATTGCTGGAAAAATATTTTGAGGGAAATACAAGCATTACCGAAGAAAAAGAAATAAAGGCCTACTTTTCTTCTGATTTAGTTGCACCCGAATTGGAGCATTTAAAACCAATGTTTGTAAACTTTCAAAATCAAAAAGAAATACAGTTTACTAAAAGCCTTCCATTACAACCTAGAAAACGAAATTATGTAAAATGGATTGGTGTTGCGGCAAGTTTAGTAGCTCTTTTTGGAACATTACTATATTTTAATTACAACCAAAATTCAGATCCCGCTTTAGGAACATTTTCTTCGCCAGAAGAAGCTTTAGTTGAAACACAAAAAGCACTCGAAATGGTTTCAAGCGAAATGAATAAAGGAGTAGAAAGTATGGCAGTTTTAAATGAATTTGAACAAACAAAAAAATCAATTTTTAAATAACAACAAGATGAAAAATTTAATTTTAAGTATAGCATTTTTTATTTCAAGTACGGTTGCGTTTTCACAATCGGCTTTTGATAAGTTTGAAGACAAAGACGGTGTTACAACTGTTATTGTTAACAAAAAAATGTTCGAGATGATGAGTAAAGTTAAAGTTGATACTAAAGATAAAGAAGTACAACAATATATGAGTTTACTTAAGAAACTAGATAATTTAAAAGTATTTACAACGGATAATGCTAAAGTTGCTGGCGAAATGAAATCGACTGTAACAAATTATTTAAAATCGAATCCATTAGAAGAATTAATGCGTGTAAACGACGAAGGTAAAAAAGTAAATATTTACGTAAAATCGGGTGCTTCAGAAAATATTGTAAAAGAATTATTAATGTTTATCGATACACCAAATGGAAAAGCAAACCAAACCGTTGTTTTATCGTTAACAGGAAACTTTAATTTAGATGAAATTTCTGCTTTAACAGAAAAAATGAATCTTCCTGGTGGAGCCGAGTTAGATAAAGCATCAAAAGGAAAAAAATAACAACTTTTCACTCTTAAAAACTGAAGCAATTACAACTGTAATTGCTTCTTTTATATTTGGATTATAAATAGATAAATTATAAAATCACTTCAATAAATATAATAAAATGAAAAATATTCTTTTAGCATTATTATTGGTTAGTTTAGTAAGTTGTACAACTAAACCAACATTACAAAAATATTTTGTAGAAAATTCTGAATCGTCAGATTTCATACAAGTAGACTTAGCATCAAGTTTTATTAATACAGATAAATTAAGTTTATCAAGTGAAGAAAAAGAAGCTCTAAATTCATTCGATAAATTAAATATTTTGGCTTTTAAAAATGATTCTTTAGATCCTTCAAAATTAGGTAAAGAAGCAACGGAAGTAAAGAATATTTTAAAAGATGGTAACTATGAACAATTAATGAAGTTTGGAAACAGTAAACAAGGAGCTTCGGTTTACATGCTAGGAAATGAAGATAAAATTGATGAATTTGTCTTATATGGTTCTGAAGCTTCTGGATTTGTTGTTGCTCGTGTCCTTGGTGATAATATGACACCAAATACCGTTCTTAATTTAATAGAAGTAATTAAAAAAGCCGATTTAGATATGGAACAACTCAAACCATTGAAAGATGCTTTAATAAAGAAATAAAACAAAAAAGCCTTGAATAATCAAGGCTTTTTTTGTGACCACGATCAGATTCGAACTGACACGTCTT from Flavobacterium haoranii encodes:
- a CDS encoding DUF4252 domain-containing protein, producing MKNLILSIAFFISSTVAFSQSAFDKFEDKDGVTTVIVNKKMFEMMSKVKVDTKDKEVQQYMSLLKKLDNLKVFTTDNAKVAGEMKSTVTNYLKSNPLEELMRVNDEGKKVNIYVKSGASENIVKELLMFIDTPNGKANQTVVLSLTGNFNLDEISALTEKMNLPGGAELDKASKGKK
- a CDS encoding DUF4252 domain-containing protein → MKNILLALLLVSLVSCTTKPTLQKYFVENSESSDFIQVDLASSFINTDKLSLSSEEKEALNSFDKLNILAFKNDSLDPSKLGKEATEVKNILKDGNYEQLMKFGNSKQGASVYMLGNEDKIDEFVLYGSEASGFVVARVLGDNMTPNTVLNLIEVIKKADLDMEQLKPLKDALIKK